The following are from one region of the Myotis daubentonii chromosome 2, mMyoDau2.1, whole genome shotgun sequence genome:
- the TRAPPC11 gene encoding trafficking protein particle complex subunit 11 isoform X3, with translation MGPTQWDFPVELCCRPMAFVALTGLDVVYNAVHRAVWDAFCANRRADRVPISFKVLPGDHEYPKCRPKRTSYEWYIPKGILKTGWMNKHLNLVPGLVVVFYELDWDEPQWKEKQSECATRVEIVRQSLQGRNTKVAVVLIQKKTPLPPGEDVMASERAAALCNACELSGKSLFVLPHTDHLVGYIIRLENAFYEHAQTYYYTEIRRVKSHKEFLNKTTHQLLFVRHQFKIAFFSELKQDTQNALKNYRTAYNLVHELRAHETNILEIKTMAGFINYKICRLCFQHNTPLDAIAQFRKHIDLCKKKIGSAELSFEHAAWMSKQFQAFGDLFDEAIKLGLTAIQTQNPGFYYQQAAYYAQERKQLAKTLCSHEASVTYPSPDPLETQTGALDFYGQRPWRQGVLSFDLSDPEKEKVGVLAIQLKERNVVHSEIIITLLSNAVAQFKKYKCPRMKSHLMVQMGEEYYYAKDYTKALKLLDYVMCDYRTEGWWTLLTSILTTALKCSYLMAQLKDYITYSLELLGRASTLKDDQKSRIEKNLINVLMNESPEPEPDCDGAAVKTAQKLWADRVSLAGSNVFTVGVQHLVPFVQCKAKFHAPSFHVDVPVQFDIYLKADCPHPIRFSKLCVSFNNQEYNQFCVIQEASKASEVLENLTQGKMCLVPGKTRKFVFKFVAKTEDVGKKIEITSVDLVLGHEAGRCVVLNWQGGGGDAASTQEALQASRSFKRRPKLPEDEVHWDSVLVQASTMVISRVPSISVHLRHDPPALTNEMYCLVVTVQSHEKTRIRDVKLTAGLKPGQDANLTQKTQVTLHGTELCDESCPALLTDIPVEDLRPGEQLEKTLYIRCGTVGSRMFLVYVSYLITTTIEDREIVCKCHKDETVTIETVFPFDVAVKFVSTKFEHLERVYADIPFLLMTDLLSASPWALTIVSSELQLAPTMASVDQLESQVDKDSPVPPSLPALVVTLGPPG, from the exons ATGGGTCCCACACAGTGGGACTTCCCTGTGGAGTTATGCTGTCGGCCGATGGCCTTTGTCGCTCTCACCGGCCTGGATGTGGTGTATAATGCTGTCCACCGAGCCGTCTGGGATGCTTTCTGTGCCAATCGGAGGGCTGATCGGGTACCAATTTCTTTCAAGGTGCTCCCAGGGGACCACGAGTATCCCAAATGTAGACCCAAG AGAACTTCCTATGAGTGGTACATTCCGAAAGGGATCCTGAAGACCGGCTGGATGAACAAGCACCTGAACTTGGTGCCAGGCCTGGTGGTTGTGTTCTACGAGCTGGACTGGGACGAGCCGCAGTGGAAGGAAAAGCAGTCCGAGTGCGCCACCAGAGTGGAGATAGTCAG GCAGAGTTTACAAGGGAGAAACACAAAAGTTGCAGTGGTTCTGATTCAGAAGAAAACCCCGTTGCCCCCAG GAGAGGATGTTATGGCTTCAGAAAGGGCTGCAGCTTTATGTAATGCGTGTGAACTCTCAGGAAAATCTTTGTTTGTCCTGCCCCACACTGACCACCTTGTGGGTTATATTATAAG ATTAGAAAACGCCTTTTATGAACATGCACAGACCTATTACTACACAGAAATCAGAAGAGTGAAATCTCATAAAGAATTTTTGAATAAAACAACACACCAG CTTTTATTTGTTAGACATCAGTTTAAAATAGCTTTCTTCAGTGAGTTGAAACAAGATACACAAAATGCACTGAA GAATTATCGGACCGCCTATAATCTTGTACATGAATTGAGAGCCCATGAAACGAATATTCTGGAAATTAAGACCATGGCAGGATTTATAAACTACAAG ATCTGTAGGCTATGTTTTCAGCACAACACCCCATTGGATGCAATTGCTCAGTTTCGAAAACACATCGACTTGTGTAAGAAAAAAATCGGAAGTGCGGAGTTGTCCTTTGAGCATGCTGCATGGATGTCTAAACA attccAGGCCTTTGGAGATTTATTTGATGAAGCTATTAAGTTAGGGTTGACAGCTATTCAAACTCAGAATCCTGGTTTCTATTACCAGCAGGCAGCGTACTACGCCCAGGAGAGGAAGCAGCTCGCAAAAACCCTCTGCAGCCATGAG GCTTCGGTGACGTATCCCAGTCCTGACCCCTTGGAAACACAAACAGGCGCTCTTGACTTCTACGGACAGAGGCCCTGGCGGCAAGGAGTACTAA GTTTTGACCTTTCGGATCCCGAAAAGGAGAAGGTGGGAGTTCTTGCCATCCAGCTGAAGGAGAGAAATGTTGTTCACTCG gaaataataataactctTCTGAGCAATGCTGTTGCGCAGTTTAAGAAGTATAAGTGTCCGAGAATGAAAAGTCATCTAA TGGTCCAGATGGGAGAGGAATATTACTACGCAAAGGATTACACCAAAGCTTTGAA GTTGCTGGACTACGTGATGTGTGATTACCGGACCGAAGGCTGGTGGACTCTGCTCACGTCGATATTGACGACAGCTCTCAAGTGTTCCTACCTGATGGCCCAGTTAAAAGATTACATTACTTATTCCCTAGAACTCCTTGGAAGGG CTTCAACTCTGAAAGACGACCAGAAATCTCGGATAGAGAAGAACCTCATCAATGTTTTAATG AACGAAAgtcctgagcctgagcctgactGTGACGGCGCCGCGGTGAAAACTGCCCAGAAGCTTTGGGCGGACCGGGTCTCCCTGGCCGGCAGCAACGTGTTCACCGTCGGGGTGCAGCACTTGGTGCCATTTG TGCAATGCAAAGCCAAGTTTCACGCCCCCAGTTTCCACGTTGATGTGCCTGTGCAGTTTGATATTTATCTGAAGGCTGACTGTCCGCATCCCATCAGGTTCTCTAAGCTCTGCGTCAGCTTTAATAACCAG GAATACAACCAGTTCTGTGTGATCCAGGAAGCGTCCAAAGCAAGCGAAGTTTTAGAAAACCTGACTCAGGGGAAGATGTGCTTAGTTCCTGGAAAAACGAGGAAGTTTGTGTTTAAATTTGTTGCAAAAACTGAAGATGTGGGAAAGAAAATTGAG ATCACCTCCGTGGACCTGGTGCTGGGCCACGAGGCGGGAAGGTGCGTGGTTTTAAACTGGCAGGGCGGAGGCGGAGACGCCGCCTCcacccaggaagccctccaggcCTCGCGCTCTTTCAAACGACGGCCCAAGCTCCCCGAGGACGAGGTGCACTGGGACAGCGTCCTGGTCCAGGCCAGCACCAT GGTCATCTCCAGAGTTCCAAGCATCTCGGTGCACCTGCGGCACGACCCTCCTGCCCTGACGAACGAGATGTACTGTTTGGTTGTGACCGTTCAGTCCCACGAGAAGACCCGGATCCGAGACGTGAAGCTCACTGCCGGTTTGAAACCCG GACAGGATGCCAATCTAACTCAGAAAACTCAGGTGACGCTTCACGGGACAGAGCTGTGCGATGAGTCCTGCCCGGCCTTGCTCACCGACATTCCCGTGGAGGACCTGCGTCCCGGGGAGCAG CTGGAAAAAACATTATACATCCGCTGTGGCACAGTGGGTTCCAGAATGTTCCTCGTGTATGTTTCTTACCTGATCACTACAACTATTGAAGACAGAGAAATCGTCTGCAAGTGTCACAAG GATGAAACTGTAACGATAGAAACCGTCTTTCCATTCGACGTAGCAGTTAAATTTGTTTCTACAAAG TTTGAGCACCTGGAGAGGGTCTATGCCGACATCCCCTTCCTGCTGATGACCGACCTGCTGAGCGCCTCCCCCTGGGCCCTCACCATCGTCTCCAGCGAGCTCCAGCTCGCGCCCACCATGGCGTCTGTGGACCAGCTCGAGTCCCAGGTGGACAAAG ACTCCCCGGTGCCTCCCTCTCTTCCAGCCCTTGTGGTTACATTGGGTCCTCCTGGATGA
- the TRAPPC11 gene encoding trafficking protein particle complex subunit 11 isoform X4: MGPTQWDFPVELCCRPMAFVALTGLDVVYNAVHRAVWDAFCANRRADRVPISFKVLPGDHEYPKCRPKRTSYEWYIPKGILKTGWMNKHLNLVPGLVVVFYELDWDEPQWKEKQSECATRVEIVRQSLQGRNTKVAVVLIQKKTPLPPGEDVMASERAAALCNACELSGKSLFVLPHTDHLVGYIIRLENAFYEHAQTYYYTEIRRVKSHKEFLNKTTHQLLFVRHQFKIAFFSELKQDTQNALKNYRTAYNLVHELRAHETNILEIKTMAGFINYKICRLCFQHNTPLDAIAQFRKHIDLCKKKIGSAELSFEHAAWMSKQFQAFGDLFDEAIKLGLTAIQTQNPGFYYQQAAYYAQERKQLAKTLCSHEASVTYPSPDPLETQTGALDFYGQRPWRQGVLSFDLSDPEKEKVGVLAIQLKERNVVHSEIIITLLSNAVAQFKKYKCPRMKSHLMVQMGEEYYYAKDYTKALKLLDYVMCDYRTEGWWTLLTSILTTALKCSYLMAQLKDYITYSLELLGRASTLKDDQKSRIEKNLINVLMNESPEPEPDCDGAAVKTAQKLWADRVSLAGSNVFTVGVQHLVPFVQCKAKFHAPSFHVDVPVQFDIYLKADCPHPIRFSKLCVSFNNQEYNQFCVIQEASKASEVLENLTQGKMCLVPGKTRKFVFKFVAKTEDVGKKIEITSVDLVLGHEAGRCVVLNWQGGGGDAASTQEALQASRSFKRRPKLPEDEVHWDSVLVQASTMVISRVPSISVHLRHDPPALTNEMYCLVVTVQSHEKTRIRDVKLTAGLKPGQDANLTQKTQVTLHGTELCDESCPALLTDIPVEDLRPGEQLEKTLYIRCGTVGSRMFLVYVSYLITTTIEDREIVCKCHKDETVTIETVFPFDVAVKFVSTKFEHLERVYADIPFLLMTDLLSASPWALTIVSSELQLAPTMASVDQLESQVDKACGLVLCRLT, from the exons ATGGGTCCCACACAGTGGGACTTCCCTGTGGAGTTATGCTGTCGGCCGATGGCCTTTGTCGCTCTCACCGGCCTGGATGTGGTGTATAATGCTGTCCACCGAGCCGTCTGGGATGCTTTCTGTGCCAATCGGAGGGCTGATCGGGTACCAATTTCTTTCAAGGTGCTCCCAGGGGACCACGAGTATCCCAAATGTAGACCCAAG AGAACTTCCTATGAGTGGTACATTCCGAAAGGGATCCTGAAGACCGGCTGGATGAACAAGCACCTGAACTTGGTGCCAGGCCTGGTGGTTGTGTTCTACGAGCTGGACTGGGACGAGCCGCAGTGGAAGGAAAAGCAGTCCGAGTGCGCCACCAGAGTGGAGATAGTCAG GCAGAGTTTACAAGGGAGAAACACAAAAGTTGCAGTGGTTCTGATTCAGAAGAAAACCCCGTTGCCCCCAG GAGAGGATGTTATGGCTTCAGAAAGGGCTGCAGCTTTATGTAATGCGTGTGAACTCTCAGGAAAATCTTTGTTTGTCCTGCCCCACACTGACCACCTTGTGGGTTATATTATAAG ATTAGAAAACGCCTTTTATGAACATGCACAGACCTATTACTACACAGAAATCAGAAGAGTGAAATCTCATAAAGAATTTTTGAATAAAACAACACACCAG CTTTTATTTGTTAGACATCAGTTTAAAATAGCTTTCTTCAGTGAGTTGAAACAAGATACACAAAATGCACTGAA GAATTATCGGACCGCCTATAATCTTGTACATGAATTGAGAGCCCATGAAACGAATATTCTGGAAATTAAGACCATGGCAGGATTTATAAACTACAAG ATCTGTAGGCTATGTTTTCAGCACAACACCCCATTGGATGCAATTGCTCAGTTTCGAAAACACATCGACTTGTGTAAGAAAAAAATCGGAAGTGCGGAGTTGTCCTTTGAGCATGCTGCATGGATGTCTAAACA attccAGGCCTTTGGAGATTTATTTGATGAAGCTATTAAGTTAGGGTTGACAGCTATTCAAACTCAGAATCCTGGTTTCTATTACCAGCAGGCAGCGTACTACGCCCAGGAGAGGAAGCAGCTCGCAAAAACCCTCTGCAGCCATGAG GCTTCGGTGACGTATCCCAGTCCTGACCCCTTGGAAACACAAACAGGCGCTCTTGACTTCTACGGACAGAGGCCCTGGCGGCAAGGAGTACTAA GTTTTGACCTTTCGGATCCCGAAAAGGAGAAGGTGGGAGTTCTTGCCATCCAGCTGAAGGAGAGAAATGTTGTTCACTCG gaaataataataactctTCTGAGCAATGCTGTTGCGCAGTTTAAGAAGTATAAGTGTCCGAGAATGAAAAGTCATCTAA TGGTCCAGATGGGAGAGGAATATTACTACGCAAAGGATTACACCAAAGCTTTGAA GTTGCTGGACTACGTGATGTGTGATTACCGGACCGAAGGCTGGTGGACTCTGCTCACGTCGATATTGACGACAGCTCTCAAGTGTTCCTACCTGATGGCCCAGTTAAAAGATTACATTACTTATTCCCTAGAACTCCTTGGAAGGG CTTCAACTCTGAAAGACGACCAGAAATCTCGGATAGAGAAGAACCTCATCAATGTTTTAATG AACGAAAgtcctgagcctgagcctgactGTGACGGCGCCGCGGTGAAAACTGCCCAGAAGCTTTGGGCGGACCGGGTCTCCCTGGCCGGCAGCAACGTGTTCACCGTCGGGGTGCAGCACTTGGTGCCATTTG TGCAATGCAAAGCCAAGTTTCACGCCCCCAGTTTCCACGTTGATGTGCCTGTGCAGTTTGATATTTATCTGAAGGCTGACTGTCCGCATCCCATCAGGTTCTCTAAGCTCTGCGTCAGCTTTAATAACCAG GAATACAACCAGTTCTGTGTGATCCAGGAAGCGTCCAAAGCAAGCGAAGTTTTAGAAAACCTGACTCAGGGGAAGATGTGCTTAGTTCCTGGAAAAACGAGGAAGTTTGTGTTTAAATTTGTTGCAAAAACTGAAGATGTGGGAAAGAAAATTGAG ATCACCTCCGTGGACCTGGTGCTGGGCCACGAGGCGGGAAGGTGCGTGGTTTTAAACTGGCAGGGCGGAGGCGGAGACGCCGCCTCcacccaggaagccctccaggcCTCGCGCTCTTTCAAACGACGGCCCAAGCTCCCCGAGGACGAGGTGCACTGGGACAGCGTCCTGGTCCAGGCCAGCACCAT GGTCATCTCCAGAGTTCCAAGCATCTCGGTGCACCTGCGGCACGACCCTCCTGCCCTGACGAACGAGATGTACTGTTTGGTTGTGACCGTTCAGTCCCACGAGAAGACCCGGATCCGAGACGTGAAGCTCACTGCCGGTTTGAAACCCG GACAGGATGCCAATCTAACTCAGAAAACTCAGGTGACGCTTCACGGGACAGAGCTGTGCGATGAGTCCTGCCCGGCCTTGCTCACCGACATTCCCGTGGAGGACCTGCGTCCCGGGGAGCAG CTGGAAAAAACATTATACATCCGCTGTGGCACAGTGGGTTCCAGAATGTTCCTCGTGTATGTTTCTTACCTGATCACTACAACTATTGAAGACAGAGAAATCGTCTGCAAGTGTCACAAG GATGAAACTGTAACGATAGAAACCGTCTTTCCATTCGACGTAGCAGTTAAATTTGTTTCTACAAAG TTTGAGCACCTGGAGAGGGTCTATGCCGACATCCCCTTCCTGCTGATGACCGACCTGCTGAGCGCCTCCCCCTGGGCCCTCACCATCGTCTCCAGCGAGCTCCAGCTCGCGCCCACCATGGCGTCTGTGGACCAGCTCGAGTCCCAGGTGGACAAAG CCTGTGGTTTGGTTCTATGTCGTCTCACTTAG
- the TRAPPC11 gene encoding trafficking protein particle complex subunit 11 isoform X2 has product MGPTQWDFPVELCCRPMAFVALTGLDVVYNAVHRAVWDAFCANRRADRVPISFKVLPGDHEYPKCRPKRTSYEWYIPKGILKTGWMNKHLNLVPGLVVVFYELDWDEPQWKEKQSECATRVEIVRQSLQGRNTKVAVVLIQKKTPLPPGEDVMASERAAALCNACELSGKSLFVLPHTDHLVGYIIRLENAFYEHAQTYYYTEIRRVKSHKEFLNKTTHQLLFVRHQFKIAFFSELKQDTQNALKNYRTAYNLVHELRAHETNILEIKTMAGFINYKICRLCFQHNTPLDAIAQFRKHIDLCKKKIGSAELSFEHAAWMSKQFQAFGDLFDEAIKLGLTAIQTQNPGFYYQQAAYYAQERKQLAKTLCSHEASVTYPSPDPLETQTGALDFYGQRPWRQGVLSFDLSDPEKEKVGVLAIQLKERNVVHSEIIITLLSNAVAQFKKYKCPRMKSHLMVQMGEEYYYAKDYTKALKLLDYVMCDYRTEGWWTLLTSILTTALKCSYLMAQLKDYITYSLELLGRASTLKDDQKSRIEKNLINVLMNESPEPEPDCDGAAVKTAQKLWADRVSLAGSNVFTVGVQHLVPFVQCKAKFHAPSFHVDVPVQFDIYLKADCPHPIRFSKLCVSFNNQEYNQFCVIQEASKASEVLENLTQGKMCLVPGKTRKFVFKFVAKTEDVGKKIEITSVDLVLGHEAGRCVVLNWQGGGGDAASTQEALQASRSFKRRPKLPEDEVHWDSVLVQASTMVISRVPSISVHLRHDPPALTNEMYCLVVTVQSHEKTRIRDVKLTAGLKPGQDANLTQKTQVTLHGTELCDESCPALLTDIPVEDLRPGEQLEKTLYIRCGTVGSRMFLVYVSYLITTTIEDREIVCKCHKDETVTIETVFPFDVAVKFVSTKFEHLERVYADIPFLLMTDLLSASPWALTIVSSELQLAPTMASVDQLESQVDKVVLQTGESASECFCLRCPAAGSVEGGVATGHYVVCWKRTSAADSLPAISTAITLPHVIVENIPLHVSAEGE; this is encoded by the exons ATGGGTCCCACACAGTGGGACTTCCCTGTGGAGTTATGCTGTCGGCCGATGGCCTTTGTCGCTCTCACCGGCCTGGATGTGGTGTATAATGCTGTCCACCGAGCCGTCTGGGATGCTTTCTGTGCCAATCGGAGGGCTGATCGGGTACCAATTTCTTTCAAGGTGCTCCCAGGGGACCACGAGTATCCCAAATGTAGACCCAAG AGAACTTCCTATGAGTGGTACATTCCGAAAGGGATCCTGAAGACCGGCTGGATGAACAAGCACCTGAACTTGGTGCCAGGCCTGGTGGTTGTGTTCTACGAGCTGGACTGGGACGAGCCGCAGTGGAAGGAAAAGCAGTCCGAGTGCGCCACCAGAGTGGAGATAGTCAG GCAGAGTTTACAAGGGAGAAACACAAAAGTTGCAGTGGTTCTGATTCAGAAGAAAACCCCGTTGCCCCCAG GAGAGGATGTTATGGCTTCAGAAAGGGCTGCAGCTTTATGTAATGCGTGTGAACTCTCAGGAAAATCTTTGTTTGTCCTGCCCCACACTGACCACCTTGTGGGTTATATTATAAG ATTAGAAAACGCCTTTTATGAACATGCACAGACCTATTACTACACAGAAATCAGAAGAGTGAAATCTCATAAAGAATTTTTGAATAAAACAACACACCAG CTTTTATTTGTTAGACATCAGTTTAAAATAGCTTTCTTCAGTGAGTTGAAACAAGATACACAAAATGCACTGAA GAATTATCGGACCGCCTATAATCTTGTACATGAATTGAGAGCCCATGAAACGAATATTCTGGAAATTAAGACCATGGCAGGATTTATAAACTACAAG ATCTGTAGGCTATGTTTTCAGCACAACACCCCATTGGATGCAATTGCTCAGTTTCGAAAACACATCGACTTGTGTAAGAAAAAAATCGGAAGTGCGGAGTTGTCCTTTGAGCATGCTGCATGGATGTCTAAACA attccAGGCCTTTGGAGATTTATTTGATGAAGCTATTAAGTTAGGGTTGACAGCTATTCAAACTCAGAATCCTGGTTTCTATTACCAGCAGGCAGCGTACTACGCCCAGGAGAGGAAGCAGCTCGCAAAAACCCTCTGCAGCCATGAG GCTTCGGTGACGTATCCCAGTCCTGACCCCTTGGAAACACAAACAGGCGCTCTTGACTTCTACGGACAGAGGCCCTGGCGGCAAGGAGTACTAA GTTTTGACCTTTCGGATCCCGAAAAGGAGAAGGTGGGAGTTCTTGCCATCCAGCTGAAGGAGAGAAATGTTGTTCACTCG gaaataataataactctTCTGAGCAATGCTGTTGCGCAGTTTAAGAAGTATAAGTGTCCGAGAATGAAAAGTCATCTAA TGGTCCAGATGGGAGAGGAATATTACTACGCAAAGGATTACACCAAAGCTTTGAA GTTGCTGGACTACGTGATGTGTGATTACCGGACCGAAGGCTGGTGGACTCTGCTCACGTCGATATTGACGACAGCTCTCAAGTGTTCCTACCTGATGGCCCAGTTAAAAGATTACATTACTTATTCCCTAGAACTCCTTGGAAGGG CTTCAACTCTGAAAGACGACCAGAAATCTCGGATAGAGAAGAACCTCATCAATGTTTTAATG AACGAAAgtcctgagcctgagcctgactGTGACGGCGCCGCGGTGAAAACTGCCCAGAAGCTTTGGGCGGACCGGGTCTCCCTGGCCGGCAGCAACGTGTTCACCGTCGGGGTGCAGCACTTGGTGCCATTTG TGCAATGCAAAGCCAAGTTTCACGCCCCCAGTTTCCACGTTGATGTGCCTGTGCAGTTTGATATTTATCTGAAGGCTGACTGTCCGCATCCCATCAGGTTCTCTAAGCTCTGCGTCAGCTTTAATAACCAG GAATACAACCAGTTCTGTGTGATCCAGGAAGCGTCCAAAGCAAGCGAAGTTTTAGAAAACCTGACTCAGGGGAAGATGTGCTTAGTTCCTGGAAAAACGAGGAAGTTTGTGTTTAAATTTGTTGCAAAAACTGAAGATGTGGGAAAGAAAATTGAG ATCACCTCCGTGGACCTGGTGCTGGGCCACGAGGCGGGAAGGTGCGTGGTTTTAAACTGGCAGGGCGGAGGCGGAGACGCCGCCTCcacccaggaagccctccaggcCTCGCGCTCTTTCAAACGACGGCCCAAGCTCCCCGAGGACGAGGTGCACTGGGACAGCGTCCTGGTCCAGGCCAGCACCAT GGTCATCTCCAGAGTTCCAAGCATCTCGGTGCACCTGCGGCACGACCCTCCTGCCCTGACGAACGAGATGTACTGTTTGGTTGTGACCGTTCAGTCCCACGAGAAGACCCGGATCCGAGACGTGAAGCTCACTGCCGGTTTGAAACCCG GACAGGATGCCAATCTAACTCAGAAAACTCAGGTGACGCTTCACGGGACAGAGCTGTGCGATGAGTCCTGCCCGGCCTTGCTCACCGACATTCCCGTGGAGGACCTGCGTCCCGGGGAGCAG CTGGAAAAAACATTATACATCCGCTGTGGCACAGTGGGTTCCAGAATGTTCCTCGTGTATGTTTCTTACCTGATCACTACAACTATTGAAGACAGAGAAATCGTCTGCAAGTGTCACAAG GATGAAACTGTAACGATAGAAACCGTCTTTCCATTCGACGTAGCAGTTAAATTTGTTTCTACAAAG TTTGAGCACCTGGAGAGGGTCTATGCCGACATCCCCTTCCTGCTGATGACCGACCTGCTGAGCGCCTCCCCCTGGGCCCTCACCATCGTCTCCAGCGAGCTCCAGCTCGCGCCCACCATGGCGTCTGTGGACCAGCTCGAGTCCCAGGTGGACAAAG TTGTCTTGCAGACCGGAGAGAGCGCGAGCGAGTGCTTCTGCCTGCGGTGCCCGGCGGCGGGGAGCGTGGAAGGCGGAGTGGCCACGGGGCATTACGTTGTCTGCTGGAAGAG GACCTCGGCCGCGGACAGCCTCCCTGCCATCAGCACCGCCATCACCCTGCCGCACGTGATCGTGGAGAACATCCCCCTGCACGTGAGCGCAG